The DNA segment ATCACATGTTGCACTCTCACTAAATATTCCTTTTGAGTTTGTGAATTATGGGTGTGGTTATGGGTGTGGTTAGTTTCAAATACTCCCTACGTTCCATAACAACAGAAACGGTGTGTTTTCACACATATTAAGAAagtatttgaaaaaataaattttagaaagaaatttttcattttacacttatttaataaaaattttaatagaataaaataattgtactagtagttaatgatattaatttaatatagaTAAATTGGTAAAATAATAAGAAAGATAACATTAAATATGGAAACtagaatatatatttaggacgaATGAAAAAAATGCAACTTAAATGAGTGAGACGGATTGAGTAACATGCATAAGTTTTCATGAGATACGTTTCACATATCAAattgatgatatattttttatCCGATCCAACTCACGAAAAGATATTAGTTTTATGCTATATTGGGTAGATTACTGTAGCGATTGTGTTTTATTGTGCTAGGTTGGGAGAGCTAGAGAGGGAAAATGCCTGACTTAGTAGTGTTTTTTCCACCCTGTTGTAGTACTACTAATTTATTCATATTCTATTTGCATTAttgtaattaatttgtttttatttaattttgaacaCTTAAGtcgtaattaattttatttcttattaaCTAAGTCTTGGTCAGAAGATATACAACATCAATTTCTCGAATGAAATGTCCAATTTCTTGGAATATAGGTAgaagattgaaattaaattcttTAGCTACTTTGAGCAATTCATTTACATACCATTATTTATATAAAACActctttttttaaatatataaacattCATTTATAGTAGAATAAAAAAACAGTTTCGTTTCTATAACTGGTTTTTTTCAATGATATTCTTTAATCTATACAAAATTCCCGAATaagtaaataaatttataaGTTTTGGAGTTAGAAAAGCATACGAGAAAATTATATGTTTGGTTATTCTATCGGTTCATTCACGATCTTAATTcactaatttatatttttactttatttCACATATGTTTTAACATGACATTGAACATGTCAACAATATCTAAAACCACATCAGGGATAAATGGAGACATGTAATTATTCTCTAGTGTTAAGCAATCATTTATCAACGTCAAATTCAAACAGAATGGACAAATTaaactgtaaaaaaaaaaaaaaaaaaacaaactaacaaacaaacaaattaacgttaaaaaaagttaaaattttGCACTTCATACATGACTGCTCaagaaatcaaaatttactgACTCCGTATTAATATTAAATAGCCGCAACCTCCTGTTGTTGCTCCAACCACTGAATTTCAGGGGCCCCTCGCTGCTGAACCACCATGGTTTCTTGTCAGTCATTTACTCGAATGCAAGAGTTGGTGTCATCTACCAATAATGCATTTGTGACTCAAATTGCAGTAACAATTCTGTACCGTTACTCCCCTGCTTGAAGACTAAATGCAGAGGAGAAGCCCGATCAAAGTTGTCTTGTCAAACAATTATATATCTCAAgtgaaaatcatggttttttttttccagtatatatatataagttgaaTACAATTTGACTGAAGAAGAAAGTAGTTGAGTCGCCACTTGCCAACTGCATATTTCGCTGATTTACAAGCGGGAAAAAGACCAATCTTGTACCCTCCACGAGCTTCCCACAGGGATATATATCATTTTCTTGCTATCTGGTGATATCATCTGAATAATTGGATCACTCATGGCTGAGGCTGAAGTTTCGAAAAGGGAGCAAAGTTTTGAGCAGGATGAGGTGCCTGGAACCCGAAAATCGTTggattcaacttcagaaaacCAAGAAATTGTTTCCTTCTTTAGTCTATTTGCTGCGGCGGATAAGATAGACTATGCTTTGATGTTTCTTGGAAGCATTGGAGCTTGCATACAAGGTGCTACACTTCCTGTGTTTTTTGTATTGTTTGGTCGTATGATCAATTCTTTAGGAAGCTTGTCTTCGGATCCTCACAGATTTTCATCAGAAGTATCCAAGGTACATTCTCGAATTTCCGCGTATTAAGATAAATTTTAAGCTTTGCATTGTAAAAGTGTTCCTTTTATCCTCTTCCGTGCAGtatgctctgtacttggtttaTCTTGGATTAGTTATTTGGTTATCAGCGTGGGCCGGTATGTTTTCATCATTAATAGAATACATTTTTCGAGGAAAACTGTGTTTTTCCATTGATTATTTGACATGATCCTCGTCACTCATGTGAATAAACATTAAGGCGTCGCATGTTGGACTCAGACGGGGGAAAGGCAAACTGCTTCGTTGCGAAAGAAGTATCTTCAATCCGTGTTGGGAAAAAATATCCAGTTCTTTGATTCAGAAGCAGGGGAACAAAATATAGTTTTTCACATCTCTAGTGATGCCATACTCGTGCAGGATGCAATAGGAGATAAGGTAGATAGAAAACCTTAAATAAATGAAGATAGTTCTTATTTACGGGGTTTTGTTCTTGAGATTAGTTTCTAGATATAATCGTTTTCTCCATTGTTTATGCAGATATGTCATTGCATATGCCATCTTTCCACGTTTTTTGTCGGATTTTTGTTGGGATTCTGTTCGGTATGGCAGCTCACGCTTCTCACATTGGCTATTGTCCCTTTGATAGCCGTTGCTGGAGGAGTGTATACAGTGATAATGTCATCCTTGTCCAAGAAAGGCGAGGATGCGTATGCAGAGGCTGGAAGAGTAGCACAAGAGGTGAAATGGACTTTCGCAAAGAATGCCTTTTTATTGAATAATAATGGCCATTTGCTTTTGATTCAAGAATCGAAACTCTCGTTGATTAAAACATTGAATGCACTTTGATCAGGTTATTTCACAAGTTCGTACGGTGTACTCTTTTGTTGGAGAAGAAAAGGCCATTGAAACATATTCTAATTCGCTTAGAAATGGCCTCAAGCCGGTGAAGAAGATTGGGATTGTGAAGGGAATTGGCATTGGCTCTACTTTTGGGCTTTTATTTTGCTGTTGGGCATTACTTCTTTGGTATGCCAGTGTTCTCGTGAGGAATCGTGTTACGAATGGAGGGAAAGCATTCACAACGATTCTAAATGTGATTTATAGTGGATTGTAAGTACCTATCTAGCATATGCTATAATTGTTTTCTGTTCATTGTTCATCTTTGTCTGAACTGAAAAAGCATAACTTGTTATCATGTAGTGCACTTGGTCAAGCGGCTCCGAATCTTGCTGCCATTTCCAAAGCTCGGGCTGCAGTTACAGGTATCTTTAAAATGATAGAAAGTGATTCTACTTCCACTAAAAGTTCAGATGAGGGGGTTGTGCTGTCAAGAATAGATGGACATATCGAATTTTGTGATGTCTGTTTTGCTTACCCTTCTCGACCCACTACGGTTTTCAAAGATCTGAGTTTCTCAGTATCTGCTGGTAAGTCATTAGCCATTGTTGGTCCTAGTGGCTCGGGGAAGAGCACCATTATCTCCATGATCCAACGATTCTACGACCCCACTTCAGGTATTGGATGTCATTTTACGAGGCATCGCTACTTTCCAGTTCGTGCATCCATTCTAAGTTTATGAGAATGAATGAGGGCTAATTTGACAGGAATGATTTTGCTGGATGGAAATGACTTGGAGAAACTTCAATTAAAATGGTTAAGATCACATATGGGATTGGTTAACCAAGAGCCAGCTCTGTTTGCTACAAGTATAGCTGAAAATATTTTGCTTGGTAAAGAAGGCGCTAACATGGAGGAAGTAACTGAGGCTGCAAAATCTGCAAATGCACATTCTTTCATCCAAAGTTTACCCAATGGTTACCGCACTCAGGTTCGTTTTTTCCAGAAGAAAATTTTGAATGCATACTTCTGCTAAAGGTTAAAGTTCTGTATTACAAACTTACATTGCCTCAGAGTTAACATTTTTGATTAAATCCACCGGCATGCTTGTTACTTATAGGTGGGAGAAGGGGGAACACAGCTTTCAGGAGGTCAGAAGCAGAGAATTGCTATTGCGAGAGCAATTTTGAGAAATCCGAAGCTACTGCTTATGGATGAAGCGACTAGTGCACTTGATGCAGAGTCGGAATTCACGGTTCAACAGGCACTGAAGGCAGTCATGAATGAAAGGACAACAATAATTATTGCACACAGATTATCAACAATTAGAGATGTTGGCACGATTGTCGTTCTCAGGGATGGTGAAGTTGTTGATAAAGGAACTCACACGGAATTAATGTCCAAAGGTGGAGATTATGAATCTTTGGTGAGCATGCAAATGTCTGTACACAAAACAAGTCCTAGCTCAGGCAACAGTACAAGAACATCTGGAGTTTCCAGCACTCAAGATTACCTGAACATTGAAAACTGTCAACAGAAGTTGAAGCCAATCGTCTATAATGATCAGCGCACGAGCAGTGGTCATCAAAATGTTCCAAGAAACTTAACAAGCCCAGTTTGGGAACTAATCAAACTCAACGCCTCGGAATGGCCATGTGCTGTATTGGGTTCATTAGGTGCGGTTCTTGCTGGCATGGAAACTCCTATTTTCGCCCTTGCAATCACACATATTTTAACAGTTTTTTACAGTCGGGACGATTCAATAATCAAACAAGAAGTCAGAAAGGTTTCTTTTATATTCATTGTGGTGGCATTGGTGACTATATTCATATACTTGTTGCAACACTATTTCTATACCTTAATGGGAGAACGCCTTATCGCACGAGTTCGCTTGTCTATGTTCTCAGGTTTTCCTTCCCTTATCTTTTAAATGGAATCATAACTCTTGTGCCTCCTTTGGTCAAAAAATTGATAGATATACCATTTCTCTGGATTTAACAGCCATTCTTTCCAATGAGATTGGTTGGTTTGACGAGGATGAGAATAGCACTGGCTCATTGGCTTCCAAGTTAGCAACTGATGCAACATTAGTACGAAGTGCAATAGCCGACCGTATATCCACAGTTGTCCAAAATATTGCACTAGCTGTGACAGCATTTGTGATTGCTTTTATACTTAGTTGGCGTATTGCAATCGTTGTAGTTGCCGTCTTTCCTATTCTTATCGGTGCAAATATAGCTGAGGTAAATATTAGAACAACTAGAAACATCCTTTTTTTGAATATCAgtttttcatattattataattttgatAACATAGCTTTTGTTTCTGTTTTCCTCCGCAGCAACTATTTCTTAAGGGGTTTGGAGGAGATTATGCCAAGGCATACTATCGAGCAACGGAAGTTGCTCGTGAAGCCATTGCTAATATTCGTACAGTCGCCGCTTTTGGGGCTGAAGACAGGATAATAGCCACATTTGCCTCTGAACTACACCAGACAAGAAAGAGAGCTCTACTGCGTGGCCATATACTGGGTTTCGGCTATGGTATATCTCTATTTCTCGCATATTCTTCGTATGCAGTTGGACTTTGGTACGCATCTGTTCTGATTAAAGAAGAAAAGTCAAACTTCGGAGACATCATCAAGTCTTTCATGATCTTGATCATTACCGCATTAGCCGCAGCAGAAACACTCGCCTTGGCGCCTAACTTTGTAAAGGGATCACAAGTTCTTGAATCAGTGTTCAACATTCTTAGTAGAAGCACAGAAATTGATCCTGAGAATCCCTTGTCCACTATGGTGACTGAGATCAGGGGAGACATTGAGTTCAAGAATGTGTGCTTCAAGTACCCTACCAGGCCAGATGTAACAGTTTTCGATAATTTGAACTTGAAAGTATCAAAGGAAAAGAGCATGGCTATTGTAGGTCAAAGTGGCTCAGGGAAGAGTACCATAATCTCTCTGATTTCAAGATTTTACGATGCTACTTCAGGAACGATTTTGATCGATGGATGCGACATCAAGAACTTAAACCTTAGATCTCTGCGGTTGAGAATAGGCCT comes from the Henckelia pumila isolate YLH828 chromosome 1, ASM3356847v2, whole genome shotgun sequence genome and includes:
- the LOC140889765 gene encoding ABC transporter B family member 13-like, whose product is MAEAEVSKREQSFEQDEVPGTRKSLDSTSENQEIVSFFSLFAAADKIDYALMFLGSIGACIQGATLPVFFVLFGRMINSLGSLSSDPHRFSSEVSKYALYLVYLGLVIWLSAWAGVACWTQTGERQTASLRKKYLQSVLGKNIQFFDSEAGEQNIVFHISSDAILVQDAIGDKICHCICHLSTFFVGFLLGFCSVWQLTLLTLAIVPLIAVAGGVYTVIMSSLSKKGEDAYAEAGRVAQEVISQVRTVYSFVGEEKAIETYSNSLRNGLKPVKKIGIVKGIGIGSTFGLLFCCWALLLWYASVLVRNRVTNGGKAFTTILNVIYSGFALGQAAPNLAAISKARAAVTGIFKMIESDSTSTKSSDEGVVLSRIDGHIEFCDVCFAYPSRPTTVFKDLSFSVSAGKSLAIVGPSGSGKSTIISMIQRFYDPTSGMILLDGNDLEKLQLKWLRSHMGLVNQEPALFATSIAENILLGKEGANMEEVTEAAKSANAHSFIQSLPNGYRTQVGEGGTQLSGGQKQRIAIARAILRNPKLLLMDEATSALDAESEFTVQQALKAVMNERTTIIIAHRLSTIRDVGTIVVLRDGEVVDKGTHTELMSKGGDYESLVSMQMSVHKTSPSSGNSTRTSGVSSTQDYLNIENCQQKLKPIVYNDQRTSSGHQNVPRNLTSPVWELIKLNASEWPCAVLGSLGAVLAGMETPIFALAITHILTVFYSRDDSIIKQEVRKVSFIFIVVALVTIFIYLLQHYFYTLMGERLIARVRLSMFSAILSNEIGWFDEDENSTGSLASKLATDATLVRSAIADRISTVVQNIALAVTAFVIAFILSWRIAIVVVAVFPILIGANIAEQLFLKGFGGDYAKAYYRATEVAREAIANIRTVAAFGAEDRIIATFASELHQTRKRALLRGHILGFGYGISLFLAYSSYAVGLWYASVLIKEEKSNFGDIIKSFMILIITALAAAETLALAPNFVKGSQVLESVFNILSRSTEIDPENPLSTMVTEIRGDIEFKNVCFKYPTRPDVTVFDNLNLKVSKEKSMAIVGQSGSGKSTIISLISRFYDATSGTILIDGCDIKNLNLRSLRLRIGLVQQEPVLFSTTIHENIKYGNRNASEIEIKDAAVAANAHGFISQMPEGYHTQVGEKGVQLSGGQKQRVAIARAILKDPAILLLDEATSALDTESEMQVRDAINKLMSGRTTILIAHRLSTIRNADVITVLQNGKAVESGSHEQLISRHESAYFQLVHLQCEQKDVGNIG